In a single window of the Chaetodon trifascialis isolate fChaTrf1 chromosome 19, fChaTrf1.hap1, whole genome shotgun sequence genome:
- the fez2b gene encoding fasciculation and elongation protein zeta-2 isoform X3 has product MAAPLAHFDEDWQDFNEFKPSSASADQLDQLNSNVGDSSSGLDDFSDLDNSFSGEICSFKSMEDLVHDFDEKLTVCFRNYNTTTENIAPVKPITEDNYLKDDEVWNALTDNYGNVMAVDWKTSHTRTLHLPTLNLTEHEKLDNQSLDLSDDEELREQMDMHSIIVSCINDEPLFTAEQVIEEIEEMMQESPDPEDDESPSQSDLSMLSQDLHALKRSGSNTSYEDRLRQLSVSELTETLEEVETAIRRYSEELIQALALRDELDYEKEVKNSFISLLIDVQNRQKEHRELLRKKKKIRSTTTTGPNGQRTTSTHIPGTYLTTVIPYEKKAGSPSVEDLQILTKILHAMRDDSEKVPALLTDYILKVLCPT; this is encoded by the exons ATGGCGGCGCCGTTAGCCCACTTCGACGAGGACTGGCAGGATTTTAACGAATTCAAGCCCTCCTCGGCGTCGGCCGACCAGCTGGACCAGCTGAACTCAAACGTGGGCGATTCGTCGTCGGGCCTAGACGATTTCTCAGACCTGGACAACAGTTTCTCCGGAGAGATCTGCAGCTTCAAATCGATGGAGGACCTCGTCCACGACTTCGACGAGAAGCTGACAGTGTGTTTCCGAAACTACAACACCACGACGGAAAACATAGCCCCCGTTAAACCCATCACAGAGGACAATTACTTGAAAGACGACGA GGTGTGGAACGCTCTCACAGATAATTATGGCAATGTGATGGCTGTGGACTGGAAGACATCGCACACTCGTACCCTCCACCTGCCCACCCTCAACCTCACTGAGCATGAG AAGTTGGACAACCAGTCTCTGGATCTGTCGGACGACGAGGAGCTCAGAGAGCAGATGGACATGCACTCCATCATCGTGTCCTGTATCAACGATGAGCCGCTTTTCACCGCCGAACAG GTGATAGAGGAGATAGAGGAGATGATGCAGGAGTCTCCAGACCCGGAGGACGACGAGAGTCCCTCGCAGTCCGACCTGTCCATGCTCTCTCAGGACCTCCACGCTCTGAAACGCTCCGGCTCCAACACCAGCTATGAGGACC GGCTtcgtcagctgtctgtctctgagctgaCGGAGACtttggaggaggtggagacggCCATTCGCCGCTACAGCGAAGAGCTGATCCAGGCTCTGGCCCTGCGAGACGAACTGGACTATGAAAAGGAG GTGAAGAACAGCTTCATCTCGCTGTTGATCGACGTGCAGAACAGGCAGAAGGAGCACCGTGAGCTGCtgcggaagaagaagaagatcagaAGTACGACTACGACCGGGCCCAACGGCCAGAGGACAACCAGCACGCACATACCAGGCACG TACCTGACCACAGTAATCCCTTATGAGAAGAAAGCTGGCTCCCCGTCAGTAGAAGACCTCCAGATCCTCACAAAGA TCCTCCACGCCATGAGGGATGACAGCGAGAAGGTGCCTGCCCTGCTAACAGACTACATTCTCAAAG TTCTTTGCCCCACGTAA
- the fez2b gene encoding fasciculation and elongation protein zeta-2 isoform X1, whose amino-acid sequence MAAPLAHFDEDWQDFNEFKPSSASADQLDQLNSNVGDSSSGLDDFSDLDNSFSGEICSFKSMEDLVHDFDEKLTVCFRNYNTTTENIAPVKPITEDNYLKDDEVWNALTDNYGNVMAVDWKTSHTRTLHLPTLNLTEHEKLDNQSLDLSDDEELREQMDMHSIIVSCINDEPLFTAEQVIEEIEEMMQESPDPEDDESPSQSDLSMLSQDLHALKRSGSNTSYEDRLRQLSVSELTETLEEVETAIRRYSEELIQALALRDELDYEKEVKNSFISLLIDVQNRQKEHRELLRKKKKIRSTTTTGPNGQRTTSTHIPGTLLTLEGLSNVIQNGLRQTFGNTGGDKQYLTTVIPYEKKAGSPSVEDLQILTKILHAMRDDSEKVPALLTDYILKVLCPT is encoded by the exons ATGGCGGCGCCGTTAGCCCACTTCGACGAGGACTGGCAGGATTTTAACGAATTCAAGCCCTCCTCGGCGTCGGCCGACCAGCTGGACCAGCTGAACTCAAACGTGGGCGATTCGTCGTCGGGCCTAGACGATTTCTCAGACCTGGACAACAGTTTCTCCGGAGAGATCTGCAGCTTCAAATCGATGGAGGACCTCGTCCACGACTTCGACGAGAAGCTGACAGTGTGTTTCCGAAACTACAACACCACGACGGAAAACATAGCCCCCGTTAAACCCATCACAGAGGACAATTACTTGAAAGACGACGA GGTGTGGAACGCTCTCACAGATAATTATGGCAATGTGATGGCTGTGGACTGGAAGACATCGCACACTCGTACCCTCCACCTGCCCACCCTCAACCTCACTGAGCATGAG AAGTTGGACAACCAGTCTCTGGATCTGTCGGACGACGAGGAGCTCAGAGAGCAGATGGACATGCACTCCATCATCGTGTCCTGTATCAACGATGAGCCGCTTTTCACCGCCGAACAG GTGATAGAGGAGATAGAGGAGATGATGCAGGAGTCTCCAGACCCGGAGGACGACGAGAGTCCCTCGCAGTCCGACCTGTCCATGCTCTCTCAGGACCTCCACGCTCTGAAACGCTCCGGCTCCAACACCAGCTATGAGGACC GGCTtcgtcagctgtctgtctctgagctgaCGGAGACtttggaggaggtggagacggCCATTCGCCGCTACAGCGAAGAGCTGATCCAGGCTCTGGCCCTGCGAGACGAACTGGACTATGAAAAGGAG GTGAAGAACAGCTTCATCTCGCTGTTGATCGACGTGCAGAACAGGCAGAAGGAGCACCGTGAGCTGCtgcggaagaagaagaagatcagaAGTACGACTACGACCGGGCCCAACGGCCAGAGGACAACCAGCACGCACATACCAGGCACG CTCCTCACTCTGGAGGGACTCTCCAATGTCATTCAGAATGGCCTCCGTCAAACTTTTGGCAACACAGGAGGGGACAAACAG TACCTGACCACAGTAATCCCTTATGAGAAGAAAGCTGGCTCCCCGTCAGTAGAAGACCTCCAGATCCTCACAAAGA TCCTCCACGCCATGAGGGATGACAGCGAGAAGGTGCCTGCCCTGCTAACAGACTACATTCTCAAAG TTCTTTGCCCCACGTAA
- the fez2b gene encoding fasciculation and elongation protein zeta-2 isoform X2, with translation MAAPLAHFDEDWQDFNEFKPSSASADQLDQLNSNVGDSSSGLDDFSDLDNSFSGEICSFKSMEDLVHDFDEKLTVCFRNYNTTTENIAPVKPITEDNYLKDDEVWNALTDNYGNVMAVDWKTSHTRTLHLPTLNLTEHEKLDNQSLDLSDDEELREQMDMHSIIVSCINDEPLFTAEQVIEEIEEMMQESPDPEDDESPSQSDLSMLSQDLHALKRSGSNTSYEDRLRQLSVSELTETLEEVETAIRRYSEELIQALALRDELDYEKEVKNSFISLLIDVQNRQKEHRELLRKKKKIRSTTTTGPNGQRTTSTHIPGTLLTLEGLSNVIQNGLRQTFGNTGGDKQYLTTVIPYEKKAGSPSVEDLQILTKILHAMRDDSEKVPALLTDYILKALV, from the exons ATGGCGGCGCCGTTAGCCCACTTCGACGAGGACTGGCAGGATTTTAACGAATTCAAGCCCTCCTCGGCGTCGGCCGACCAGCTGGACCAGCTGAACTCAAACGTGGGCGATTCGTCGTCGGGCCTAGACGATTTCTCAGACCTGGACAACAGTTTCTCCGGAGAGATCTGCAGCTTCAAATCGATGGAGGACCTCGTCCACGACTTCGACGAGAAGCTGACAGTGTGTTTCCGAAACTACAACACCACGACGGAAAACATAGCCCCCGTTAAACCCATCACAGAGGACAATTACTTGAAAGACGACGA GGTGTGGAACGCTCTCACAGATAATTATGGCAATGTGATGGCTGTGGACTGGAAGACATCGCACACTCGTACCCTCCACCTGCCCACCCTCAACCTCACTGAGCATGAG AAGTTGGACAACCAGTCTCTGGATCTGTCGGACGACGAGGAGCTCAGAGAGCAGATGGACATGCACTCCATCATCGTGTCCTGTATCAACGATGAGCCGCTTTTCACCGCCGAACAG GTGATAGAGGAGATAGAGGAGATGATGCAGGAGTCTCCAGACCCGGAGGACGACGAGAGTCCCTCGCAGTCCGACCTGTCCATGCTCTCTCAGGACCTCCACGCTCTGAAACGCTCCGGCTCCAACACCAGCTATGAGGACC GGCTtcgtcagctgtctgtctctgagctgaCGGAGACtttggaggaggtggagacggCCATTCGCCGCTACAGCGAAGAGCTGATCCAGGCTCTGGCCCTGCGAGACGAACTGGACTATGAAAAGGAG GTGAAGAACAGCTTCATCTCGCTGTTGATCGACGTGCAGAACAGGCAGAAGGAGCACCGTGAGCTGCtgcggaagaagaagaagatcagaAGTACGACTACGACCGGGCCCAACGGCCAGAGGACAACCAGCACGCACATACCAGGCACG CTCCTCACTCTGGAGGGACTCTCCAATGTCATTCAGAATGGCCTCCGTCAAACTTTTGGCAACACAGGAGGGGACAAACAG TACCTGACCACAGTAATCCCTTATGAGAAGAAAGCTGGCTCCCCGTCAGTAGAAGACCTCCAGATCCTCACAAAGA TCCTCCACGCCATGAGGGATGACAGCGAGAAGGTGCCTGCCCTGCTAACAGACTACATTCTCAAAG CTCTGGTATGA
- the fez2b gene encoding fasciculation and elongation protein zeta-2 isoform X4, whose amino-acid sequence MAAPLAHFDEDWQDFNEFKPSSASADQLDQLNSNVGDSSSGLDDFSDLDNSFSGEICSFKSMEDLVHDFDEKLTVCFRNYNTTTENIAPVKPITEDNYLKDDEVWNALTDNYGNVMAVDWKTSHTRTLHLPTLNLTEHEKLDNQSLDLSDDEELREQMDMHSIIVSCINDEPLFTAEQVIEEIEEMMQESPDPEDDESPSQSDLSMLSQDLHALKRSGSNTSYEDRLRQLSVSELTETLEEVETAIRRYSEELIQALALRDELDYEKEVKNSFISLLIDVQNRQKEHRELLRKKKKIRSTTTTGPNGQRTTSTHIPGTYLTTVIPYEKKAGSPSVEDLQILTKILHAMRDDSEKVPALLTDYILKALV is encoded by the exons ATGGCGGCGCCGTTAGCCCACTTCGACGAGGACTGGCAGGATTTTAACGAATTCAAGCCCTCCTCGGCGTCGGCCGACCAGCTGGACCAGCTGAACTCAAACGTGGGCGATTCGTCGTCGGGCCTAGACGATTTCTCAGACCTGGACAACAGTTTCTCCGGAGAGATCTGCAGCTTCAAATCGATGGAGGACCTCGTCCACGACTTCGACGAGAAGCTGACAGTGTGTTTCCGAAACTACAACACCACGACGGAAAACATAGCCCCCGTTAAACCCATCACAGAGGACAATTACTTGAAAGACGACGA GGTGTGGAACGCTCTCACAGATAATTATGGCAATGTGATGGCTGTGGACTGGAAGACATCGCACACTCGTACCCTCCACCTGCCCACCCTCAACCTCACTGAGCATGAG AAGTTGGACAACCAGTCTCTGGATCTGTCGGACGACGAGGAGCTCAGAGAGCAGATGGACATGCACTCCATCATCGTGTCCTGTATCAACGATGAGCCGCTTTTCACCGCCGAACAG GTGATAGAGGAGATAGAGGAGATGATGCAGGAGTCTCCAGACCCGGAGGACGACGAGAGTCCCTCGCAGTCCGACCTGTCCATGCTCTCTCAGGACCTCCACGCTCTGAAACGCTCCGGCTCCAACACCAGCTATGAGGACC GGCTtcgtcagctgtctgtctctgagctgaCGGAGACtttggaggaggtggagacggCCATTCGCCGCTACAGCGAAGAGCTGATCCAGGCTCTGGCCCTGCGAGACGAACTGGACTATGAAAAGGAG GTGAAGAACAGCTTCATCTCGCTGTTGATCGACGTGCAGAACAGGCAGAAGGAGCACCGTGAGCTGCtgcggaagaagaagaagatcagaAGTACGACTACGACCGGGCCCAACGGCCAGAGGACAACCAGCACGCACATACCAGGCACG TACCTGACCACAGTAATCCCTTATGAGAAGAAAGCTGGCTCCCCGTCAGTAGAAGACCTCCAGATCCTCACAAAGA TCCTCCACGCCATGAGGGATGACAGCGAGAAGGTGCCTGCCCTGCTAACAGACTACATTCTCAAAG CTCTGGTATGA